CCCTGCATTGTAATCTTCACGATGAAATTTACCCTTCATCTAGGTGGTCAAATAATATGAGGGCACATCAGAATGGCAAGTATAATAAAACTGCCCTAGTTCGCTAATCAGATTGGTCCAACTCCTATAACGTGGTATGCTCTGAAGGTCAATATGCTATCTGCAGTCCTTGCTTGCACAATTATCAAGTCCTGCAAGTACCTAGAATAACCAATGACCGAGTTTAAGAATGACGATCAAGTTAATACTTCCAAAAACTATTAGCAGACAATCGAAAACAATAGTATTATCAATCCTAGAAATCATCACAATGACATGTGTGAGAATGTGAAATAAATACACATATCAAAGCAGCCTTTGCAACTGTGATGGTGTCAAAAACGAAAGAATGAAACCTCTAGTGTCAGGTCATGTAGGAAATTTTTTAATACATGAAGAAAATGAGTGATCTCATGGATAGGAAAAAACCTAAAGAACATGTGAAGCCTCTagctttgttttctttctaatCTTTCCCTCCTCCATTGGCAACGGTCATTTTTTTGTCTGTAGCAGAAATACAAACAAAAAAGGGTCCCCATTGAAGCCTTGGCTGGAGCAGAAGTCACGGGGTTGTTCATCTAAACCTCCAAGACTCTACAGGTAGTTCTTCTGCTAGTACACAATAATATGATTTATATCTCTCTCGTTATCTAtatctctccctctctttctcttatcCCAGAAAACTatgtcctctttttttttcttatgaaaATCAACTTTGTCGGTAACTCAATGGAAGCTGTAGCAAGCTGTTCTACAATTGCTTTGGTTTCATCTCATAATCAAGAGAGATTAGACCTCAAGTCCATCCGGGCGGTTGTCATATCAATCAATCAGTGCATTCTCAAACTCATAGCAAATGCCAAAACTAGAAACTCTATAAGGGTGAGATGTACCTCCaagcttcaaaatcagaaacaggATTTCTTCGAGTTCTCTGACCAGTCAGTCATATCAAATCTTTACTGGGGCATTGACAGCATTGAGGAATCAATTACCGCTGAATGGCCTGAAGAGAAAGCCGCTCAGCTGAGGAAGGCAGAGCAGATGCTACAAGTGCCTGCGCTGCTTGATGAGGATGGAGTCACAGCTGGAATTTCCAACAGTTATCTGGTGTGTTGCTCATACTTTTACCTCTCTGTGGTTCGAAAACTCCAAAAGGATGAGTGGCAGGTTGCATTGCATTTCCTACAGGCCGTGCTGGTCTCCCCGAGACTTGTTCAGACAGAATTTGTACATGACCTTTATGAAAGTTTATTCCCAGCCTGCGCCGGTTCTGATAGACAAGAAATAAGAGCGAGTAAGAGCTTGGAGTCAAATGACAAAGATGAAGCAATaaggcagatgacaaggatATACAGAGATTGGTTGATGTATTATAAGGTCATGCTATACGGAGAGACTCGTCAGGGTCAAGGTGGAAAATACAGTGACATTTTGTCCCCTGACAAAGAATCAATATATTATCTGTAAGTTTTTCCAGATACTGTTTGTCACAATATTCATGATAATTCAATGAGTGATGTCTCAAATAGAATCACAATCAAATTTCAACCATTGAACCAATGTATACTATACCTCTACAAATTACTCCAACTCCTATACAgcagaaaattcaagaaaacatGTATCATCTTCTACCACAACTCAAGGATGGAAGACTGATTATGCAGCAGAGAGTAGAACTGTAGAAGTATTATTCACAATGATATGTATTGATTTATTAAGAGTTATTTTGCTTCTTCTGAACAGGCATGAGAAATCAACAAGGTTGGACTACTCAAATAAAAATGAGCATGACCACAGCTTGCACACTCAATGGAATGTAAGCGCTGTCCTATACTAgcataatttcatatatagcATTAGTTTGAAAATTTATATTCTCTTATGAACTTCTGTATAGGTTCCAAGGttacatatatttttgatactCTAAATAGGTTGTATGAGCAAAACTTCTTTTCATTCATTTGAGTTGTTTGCTATGACACTCAATGCAGTATGGAAAGGTGCACCATTTTGACCCTCAAGAAGATATCCTCATAGAAGATGAACTGAAAACATCCATCCACATTTCAGAActtgaagaatatgtaaaaCCCACAAATGTCTTTAATCAAGCTACAGAGCTTAATGTTAAAACTAGAGAGCCCCTGAGGCATTCAAGTATTAAAAGACTCCAAGATGTGCTGAATGACTCTCAATCAGACTCACCAACTTCAGTGGAATCATGCTCTCATCATTCAGCTTATGACATTGAGTCAGAGGTTTATTCATTACTATCTAAACTAGAATATGCATATTCTCTCTGACTATGATATAGATATCTGTGTAAGTTAAGTAAGTATTACTTCAAGAACTATAATTCCATAACGTTCACTTAGCTCTTTGTGAAGCAGGTCGTTGATGGAGGTGAGTGCTCAACCAGAACTGCAAGTGTAGATGCAGATTTTCCCGAGTAAGAAATTCATGATAGAATTGGTGacacttaatttcatctacccatttttatttgattatcttttgcTAGACAACTTAATATCAGAACCTCATTATTTTTTCTAACTTACAAGCACTCACCTGTACAGGAGACTGCAGGGTTCTAGTTCCACATCAGACCAGGAGTGCAAAGCACTATCTTTTTCACGAGTCTGTCAGGATCCCATCCCTAACAAAGTCATTCAAGTAAATAATTCTATGACTCTTtcaaggagatttacaaattCCATCAATGGTTTACTAACAGTTTCAGAACATAGAGATAAAAGATCAAAGACCCTTCAGAATTCATATCTACAAAAGGAGTGTGCATCTCAGCGGAACTATAGGATCAACCAAAGGGATCGCCAAAGAACTGTTGCAAGGAAAAAACATAGTTCTCATAGCCAGGAAAGCTCTATTGAACTTCACCTACAGTCCACAAAAAGTTCAAAAAGTGAACTACTGAGTATTACTGAAAAAGCAATTTCAAAACTATTTCACTGGGAAGGATTGGGGAATTGGGATGAAGATTATGCTGTAGAAGTTACAACAATATATCAAATACTATGCAacaaaaaaggagaaaaatgtGTTGTCTTGAAAGACATGATATTGGATCAACTGCTCATAGGCATTTCAGCTTCTAAGGAGGAGAAAGTGATAAAGGTCTCAGTGTCTATACTAACTACTATTGTTGCAGCTAATAAGTCAGTTATTGAGGACATCAAGAAGAAAGGTCTGCAGTTATCAGATTTGGCAAGTGCTCTAAAAAGAAATGTTCATGAGGCAGCAATACTGGTTTATCTAATGAATCCATCTCCTACTGAAATTAAGACTTTAGAACTTTTACCTGCATTGTTGGGGGTCGTGTGCTCTCCAAAAAGTTATAAGGGTAGGCCAGCATCACTGCCAACACCGCTGACAGCATCACTAATGATTATTGGAGTTTTAGTATCTTCATTTGACCATGCCACAAATAATGTGCACATGGCTGAGATCAGCTATCCCAAAGTTCTTCATGGGCTCCTCGATGTTGCAAGAGAGAGTAACATTGAAGAATTGATCTCCTGGGCCACTATTCTTGTCAAATGCATACAGTATGACGGTAACTGCAGAAGATATATATCAGGATTAGCTCCAATGGCTCCATTTTCTCGTCTACTAGAATGTAAGATGAAGCATGCCAGGTGCATAGCGCTGGAATTTTTTCATGAAGTTCTCTGCACTCCAAGGTATGAAAGTATGCTTAAAATTCCAATGTCCTGAATATGTTATATGATGACAATATTTAAAGTTAGGAACAAAATTAAAAGTGCACGGTTTTCGTCATGAGACACAAAATTCTATCACTCTTTAGTTTATGCAATTCAATTTCTCTGGTCTTGTTGGTAGACCTTCATGCATTCACATCAAATGAGAGTTACATAAGTATAACATCATACATACGTCTACAGACAAAATTCTATTGGACTCTTAAGTTCATGAAATTGAATTTCTCTGTTCATGCATGCATTCACATCACATGAGAGCAACATATGTATAACTTCAGAACTATGATGAACCCAATAAACAGTCGTAACTAGAATTTTTTAGATCACCGGTAATCGATATTGTAATTTCTGTCAGAAAGGGCATACCATGCGAGGTTTTATTAAAATGCGAGTAACTTCGGGCGTTTGAGTTTCATAGCAATTATAGTCGTATATCCTTCTACAACATTGTACTTTCACTTTCTCAGGTCATCAGCTACTGCATTGTTGCAGAGGCTGCAAAAAGAAGGAAGCACAAACATTATGAACTCTCTCATGCTTTGTGTCCAACAATTGCAACCTGAATACCAGCTTTTGGCAGCAAATCTGCTGCTTCAGTTAGATACACTAGTAAGTATTTATTTCAGAAACCATGTATAGGTAGGCAAGTAGTAATATTTGATGGACAAATATGCATATTTAAATGATGTGTATGTAATGGACTTAATTGTCATGTGTAATGGATATTAGCAGGATAACTCCTACTGTAAGAGTGCATTCAGAGAAGAAGCTATGCAGGTTCTTCTCAACTTAGTCGCATCTGAAGAAAGTTCCACCACACAGAACTTATCTGCGTTCATCTTATCAAATCTCGGTGGAACATATTCATGGGAAGGGGAACCATATACTGTAGCATGGTTGGTTAAAAAGGCAGGTGTGACTTCCTTGtatcaaaaaaatatgataaaAGGTATACATTGGCTGGATGATTGCTTAGAGGTGAGCTTTAATCAAATATGCTGTTATCTAATACAGAAACATATCAGTATAGTAGCACAATGAAGCAATAAAAGAATATGGCATGAATTTACAGGATGCTGGCACAGACTCATGGTGCAGCAAAATTGCCAGAAGCATCATTAACATTGGGAATCCTGTCTTTCATTCTTTAGTGAAGGGTCTTAAGAGCACAACAAGGAAGGTTTCTAGGGACTGTCTAATAGCCATAGCATGGcttgggtttgaaattgcaaaGAGTCCAGAAAGCATCAGATATTCAGCCTGTGAGATCTTACTTAGTGGAGTTGAGCAATTTTTGCATCCCGGAATGGAGCTAGAAGAACGAGTTCTAGCCTGTCTCTGCATATATAACTATGCTTCTGGAAAAGGTAAGTTATTGTGACTGAACAGAAAATCTAGAAAATATGTAAGTGGTTGGAAACTCAACTGATAGGAGGAGTACTTTTAAAAGAAATCTACTTTAAAAAAAGCCAGAAGATACTCCAGCATATCTCTAACAAAATAACCTATGTCAAGAATTTCAAATTAGCAACATAAGAGTGAATAGTCTCACTTTACTGCAAGCAAACTTAAGCAATTCCATCATGTAGGGATGAAGAAACTAACACATTTCTCGGAAGGAGTGAGAGAATCACTAAGACGCTTATCACATGTAACCTGGATGGCAGAAGAGCTACATAAAGTAGCTGATTACGTTCTGCCAAACCGATCAGTAAGTACTCAACCTTGACTCAACAGCTTGGGTTATATGTAATCATTTTAAAATCCcttagaagaaaaaataagCATACACAACATTCAGTTAACtttttttagttattttttaattaatttttgtcCTTTTATTATGTTGAGTATCAAATGCAACTAAATAAATACCACCTGATGTTTTCTTGGATTCATTATCATGGTGAAGCAGCGAATATCTTGTGTTCATACCCAAATTCTTGAGGTTGGAGTCAATTTCAGTGGAGCAGTACGTGCCCTCATGTATTACAAAGGATTTCTTCATGGTGGCTACTCAGATGGTTCTGTGAAGGTAAGGATGACATATCATGTCCATCCCACAACTGTTTTTGGTTATTGCACGTCTATAATGTACATGATTTTCTAACAGAAAATGGCAATTATGTAGTCTTGCTTTTGGTCACGAGTTTACTTTCATATTCAATTGTTAAGTTATGCATCTAGAAGGGTAAAGTTACTTATTAGGAGCATGAGGCACCTTTACCACAAGCTGCTGGAAGCCAAAAAACTTAATTTTGAGTGGCTTAAGAATCTAAACTAATGCATATGGATGCATCAAATAGGTCTGGAACATAAAAGGACAATCAGCCTCACTTGTATGGGACATGAAGGAGCACAAAAAGGCAGTCACATGTTTTTCACTTCTTGAATCCAAGGACAGCCTTTTGAGTGGATCACTGGACAAAACTATCAGGGTATGGAAAAACTATAGTGCAGGAACGCTCTCTTTTCTTCACCATGAACACATAAGTAGCTATGAGAAACTGCAACCTAATTCTACAGGTCTGGCAAGTGGTCCACAAAAAAATGGAGTGCACTGAGGTGATAGAAACCAAGGAACCAATTCGGCATCTGAATACATGTGGGGACATGATATTTGCATTAACGCGCAGCCATGGGATTAAGGTAAATCAGGATGGTTGTTTTCCGCTATTGGAAATGACGTCTATAAGTTATACACTTATACCTGAAGAACAGGAACCTAAAACTTCAGCTGTCCTTTGGACTAAGACTAAAACATGGCAACTTAggatcaacaaaaaaaaattaactagAAATGACTGCCTTTTCCAGGTGTTTGATGCGTCAAGAAAGGCCAAAGATATTTGCACAAATAAAAAGGTGAAATGTATGGTGGTGATTCAGGGAAAGATTTATGCAGGATGCAAGGATTCAAGCATACAGGTTGCTTTAACATCAGAACTCGAGCACAAATTTAAACAGCATTAGGTGATATCTCACATTCTCACTGTTTTCAGGAGTTGTCTACAACAAGCAATCGAGCACAAGAGATCAAATCAGCAGCAAAATTTTGGAACCTGAGACGGAGACCCATAAATGCAGTTGTCACTTATAAAGATTGGCTTTACAGTGCAAGTTCAACCGTGGAAGGTTCAAACTTGAAGGTAAGGAAATACACTTAGAATCTCATTCTAAAAGAGAAAAGGCTCCCACTGATTGAAGAGAGTGTGCAGGAATGGAAAAGACACGGCACACCCCAAATGTCACTTAAAACCGGTAAAAGAGAAAAGGTGATGGCAGTGGGAATAACAGAAGACTTCATATACCTCAACTGCAGCTCATCGACAAACAGCATCCAGGTAAGCTTAGCTtgtcacataaacaacaacaacaacaatattaCTAAGCCCCAAAACTCATGAGCAAATTCTACGAATTCCAGATATGGCTAAGAGGGACACAACAGAAAGTGGGGAGAATTTCAGCAGGCAGCCGGATCACGAGTATCCTCACAGCCAATGACATTATCTTATGTGGTACCGAGGCCGGCCTAATCAAGGTTTGTTCATTACTCAAACATCTAACACCTCAACAAATACAGCTGCTACATTATGATATATGCAATGATATAAATCCTAATTTTTCCGATAATTTTGAAACTAAAACAGGGATGGATCCCTCTGTAGCACCAAGTTTCAACAACCAGTCAAGTCAACAAGGATGGGCGATGtgtaatataaaaatatagaaaCCTTTGCAAGGTATGTAAAGAAGAGCTACTGGGGCAATACAGAGATGAGATTATTTGTATAGGGACACCAATGCCATGTCCTCGTGTATCACAATTTATAAATAGCTTCAAATAAAAAACCCAACGGTCTAACCGTACAATCCGAATCTCCCGTACTAATCGCACATCTGTAAATCCAAAAAGGATAAACGACGCCGTCGCACCGCACCAAGTTGCGCGCTTTCTGAGATGAGAGAATCAAACCATCCCAGAAAGAACATTCAAAAAtgtggaagagagagagagagagagagcaaagaTACTCGCTTTGAGTCAGGGGCAAATAAGTAATTTGACAAAATTGAACAGTTTATGCGATTGTAAAAGCTGAAGCGGAGAAAAAGGAGGAGGGAGGATGGGGGAAGACGAGAGAAAAGAAGCAGCGATAGCATCGACGGCGGTGTTGCAGCCCAATTTCAAGCCCAAAGGCCTTACGCAACAGCAGCTCTCCAAGTTTCAGgtactcctttttttttaacctTACTCATATCTATTTTGGAGACCCGATTGGTGAATTTGAGTACTTGTTTTGTGAATGGCTTGATATTTATTGATTGGCTTGTATTGAATTACGTGTTTTCTGGGTAGTTTCTGGTAATTTGAAGCTGGATTAAAAGGAGGCAACTTGTGAACTAGTATTGAAGTTTTAATGgggatattatttatatatagtctctTTGAGTAGGTTATAGGTATGAGtttgtgaaagaaaaagaaaaggttgAAAATTTGGATATGAATTGGAGGTGcattaaaaaattgaaatgcTTTCGGCTTTTGGGATCGGCATGTACAGACTAGAGGGAAAACTGTCTTATTCTGCATAGGTGCTGCAGAAAGCTTACAATGCTGTTAAGGTATAAGCTTCTCTGGAGTAATGGAACACTCCTTGCTCTAACAGTGTCCATGGCTAGAATCATTTTTCTGATATTTCCATTTAAGTTTTTGAAATGGTTTCTGCCGAAGATGTTGGATTAAAAATTCTGGGGTTTTAGggtaatctttttttttttaatgaaaattttcttAGGCTTGTTTGATGTACCTTGTTCAGCACTGTAATTACTTCTGAATTTTCAAGCACTTGCACATTGCAGGAGCTGCACAGGAAGCGTTTACAGATAAAgtcaaaatcaaagtttgaaaaGAAACCAAAAGCTGTTACTGGAAAATTTCATCGCAAGAACCACAAAGAAACAGACTTGACG
This is a stretch of genomic DNA from Argentina anserina chromosome 4, drPotAnse1.1, whole genome shotgun sequence. It encodes these proteins:
- the LOC126790586 gene encoding uncharacterized protein LOC126790586; translated protein: MGEDERKEAAIASTAVLQPNFKPKGLTQQQLSKFQELHRKRLQIKSKSKFEKKPKAVTGKFHRKNHKETDLTIQDSSMSVEDSTVPKSESHNNGSSSSGQQEDAPKKRQKLHWGLDTKECWERKANM